A region from the Chlamydiales bacterium genome encodes:
- a CDS encoding acetyl-CoA carboxylase carboxyltransferase subunit alpha yields the protein MLPHEKQILEYEKTIARVKEQNQNHPLWSEDELHKLETKLEQLKNRVYSNLTAWERVAICRHPGRPRGIDYIKNLCEDFTELSGDRLFRDDSAIIAGLGTIGGVKFMILAQEKGCDTKSRLERNFGMPHPEGYRKALRCMQMAEKFNLPVLSLLDTPGAYPGLSAEERGQGWAIAKNLFEMSGLRTPIIVILVGEGCSGGALGMGVGDVIAMLQHSYYSVISPEGCASILWKDASENAVAASALKIHAEDLLQFEIIDEIIEEPLGGAHHDVKQVYESVKEFILERWNLLKQIPPDELVNERYLKFRKMGRFAVDTSNV from the coding sequence ATGCTCCCTCATGAGAAGCAGATTTTAGAGTATGAGAAAACAATCGCTAGGGTCAAAGAGCAGAATCAGAACCATCCGCTCTGGTCAGAAGATGAGCTGCATAAACTTGAAACTAAGCTAGAACAGCTAAAAAACAGAGTCTACTCAAATCTCACAGCATGGGAGAGAGTGGCAATCTGCCGCCATCCCGGCCGTCCTCGCGGAATCGATTACATTAAAAATCTCTGTGAAGATTTCACTGAACTCTCTGGGGATCGCCTCTTTCGCGACGACTCTGCAATCATCGCAGGACTCGGGACGATTGGCGGTGTTAAATTCATGATTTTGGCTCAGGAGAAGGGGTGCGATACGAAGAGCCGCCTCGAGCGCAACTTTGGCATGCCGCATCCTGAAGGCTATCGAAAAGCGCTCCGCTGCATGCAGATGGCTGAAAAATTCAATCTGCCGGTCCTCTCGCTTCTGGATACCCCAGGGGCATATCCAGGCCTCTCTGCCGAAGAGCGCGGCCAGGGGTGGGCGATTGCTAAGAATCTCTTTGAGATGTCTGGGCTGAGAACACCGATTATTGTTATTCTAGTCGGAGAGGGTTGCTCAGGTGGAGCTCTTGGAATGGGAGTCGGCGATGTGATTGCGATGCTCCAGCACTCCTACTACTCTGTGATCTCTCCTGAAGGGTGCGCATCGATTCTTTGGAAGGATGCGAGCGAAAACGCAGTCGCAGCAAGCGCGTTAAAAATTCATGCAGAAGACCTTCTTCAATTCGAAATTATCGATGAGATTATTGAAGAGCCTCTAGGCGGCGCTCATCACGATGTGAAGCAGGTTTATGAGAGTGTCAAAGAGTTTATTTTAGAGAGATGGAATCTTCTCAAGCAGATCCCTCCGGACGAGCTTGTAAATGAGCGCTATTTAAAATTCCGCAAAATGGGTAGATTTGCTGTCGATACCAGCAACGTGTAA
- a CDS encoding L,D-transpeptidase translates to MSFPKILFLGAIAVFAIIGGLALYKKRGVSKEVTPPKKEHVQKEAVQAPPVKEKRVAAPQKPLPADNTVQDFPTIDRVFQLFTLGPTKLPIVETVTYASSVPWLKGRPAWLADYATHYATSRHFIARGLNSGLNGTTDYLSQKVSPGNRFNVFRKDKHINFYLLVDLSRCKMGFYYLDLDTKERVLLKTYRVGVGRPDPQSLSGSLTPLGTYSLGSKIAIYKPGTAGFFRDQKVEMVSVFGTRWIPIHEAVEGSTSFAKGYGIHGAPWTLDSKAGQFVENREIIGKCESDGSILLSAEDVEELFAIIITKPSYMMVVKDFREARMPGIEVATPTR, encoded by the coding sequence TTGTCATTTCCAAAAATTCTTTTTTTAGGCGCGATTGCAGTCTTTGCAATTATCGGCGGATTAGCCCTCTATAAAAAGAGGGGCGTTTCAAAGGAGGTTACACCTCCTAAGAAGGAGCATGTCCAGAAAGAGGCTGTCCAAGCCCCGCCTGTTAAAGAGAAGAGGGTGGCTGCGCCTCAGAAGCCGCTTCCCGCCGACAACACGGTGCAGGACTTCCCCACAATCGACAGAGTGTTTCAACTTTTTACTTTAGGGCCAACGAAGCTGCCGATCGTTGAAACTGTAACTTATGCAAGCTCCGTGCCATGGCTTAAAGGCAGACCCGCCTGGCTTGCGGACTATGCGACCCACTACGCTACCTCACGCCATTTTATTGCCAGGGGGCTAAATAGCGGTCTAAACGGAACAACAGACTACCTGTCTCAGAAGGTCTCTCCGGGCAACCGTTTTAACGTCTTCCGAAAAGATAAGCACATTAACTTCTATCTGCTGGTCGACCTCTCTCGCTGCAAGATGGGCTTCTACTACTTAGATCTCGATACGAAAGAGCGCGTCCTTCTTAAAACCTACCGTGTGGGCGTCGGCAGGCCAGACCCCCAGAGCCTTTCCGGCAGCTTAACCCCTCTGGGGACCTACTCTCTGGGAAGCAAAATTGCAATTTATAAGCCGGGAACCGCCGGTTTTTTCCGAGACCAGAAAGTTGAGATGGTCTCCGTTTTTGGAACGCGCTGGATTCCCATCCATGAAGCGGTCGAAGGATCGACCTCTTTTGCTAAAGGATATGGAATTCACGGAGCTCCGTGGACGCTTGATTCTAAGGCCGGTCAATTCGTAGAGAACAGAGAAATAATTGGAAAATGTGAGAGCGACGGCTCGATTCTTCTTTCGGCAGAAGATGTGGAAGAGCTCTTTGCAATTATCATCACAAAGCCAAGCTATATGATGGTTGTCAAAGATTTTCGCGAAGCTCGGATGCCAGGAATTGAAGTCGCAACACCAACCCGCTAA